A region of the Thermococcus sp. M39 genome:
ATTCTTCAGTAAACTCTTACTCTTTAACGCTTTGATGGAGAAGAGCTTTGGCTTGGCTTTGATAATCGTGATTAGTTCAGCAATTGCCTTAATTGCCTACATGCGCGTCTTCTACGTCATCTGGCTAGGAAAACCCAAAGAAGGCTTAGAAACCAAAGAACCACTCAGCATGAGCCTAGTCT
Encoded here:
- a CDS encoding proton-conducting transporter membrane subunit, with product AKALLFLAAGIFIHAVGSRNIEDLSGLGRRMPIATFSLAIATLSLVGIPPLNVFFSKLLLFNALMEKSFGLALIIVISSAIALIAYMRVFYVIWLGKPKEGLETKEPLSMSLV